The following proteins come from a genomic window of Nicotiana tomentosiformis chromosome 12, ASM39032v3, whole genome shotgun sequence:
- the LOC138903133 gene encoding uncharacterized protein yields the protein MNALPIGCQLRSSGKHLDDPPSNSNTNHSQNTSYVATVAVPTLKTKLNFRPPELQKGKQAIFFSPQEEEELAKACRFTNVGKFSHGKLSLDDIRRDFNTRFPLIGTVKISHCNSKHIFMDFSIKEDYVNIYSRRNLWVLGCFMRMVTWTIDFNPEEETSLAPIWISLPGLKWHYYNWDALFRITSPIGTLLKIDKATDVKSRPNFAKVMVDIDLAIQRRDSIWVGTKKEGGEEKGGFWQNIEYNFVPDYYYACRHQGHVEEVCLAPNKKDNKKLVGDNIMSNKASTSVNPKVVANTDIISAKQNVIPNNMGNHKVVIASTSDIPKLSQLANKKLPQKIEQAKEVFEKLIQKNNVVVVEASAEGKINEDNIVQNQQEVEEETHEHQENDESRKVVSKFDASAKQRIPSSSNKKNSETLKPRSSKTTEIQAINLEVQLWNPSPAANVPLHVVIPKLDVAADRIINDKVKDSSDYNSDYGEEQESETEDIPEYKYEECNSSYEEALIEAFAPKTS from the exons ATGAACGCGCTACCAATTGGATGCCAGCTACGGTCTTCCGGTAAACACCTAGATGATCCACCTAGTAATTCCAATACCAACCACAGCCAGAATACCTCGTACGTTGCTACAGTGGCTGTTCCGACATTGAAGACAAAGCTCAATTTCAGACCACCAGAGCTACAAAAAGGAAAACAAGCTATTTTCTTTTCACCACAAGAGGAGGAAGAATTGGCTAAAGCTTGTAGGTTTACTAATGTTGGGAAATTCTCTCATGGAAAACTATCCTTAGATGATATCAGAAGGGATTTCAACACTAGGTTTCCACTTATAGGTACTGTGAAAATTAGCCATTGTAACTCTAAACATATTTTTATGGATTTTTCGATTAAGGAAGATTATGTTAATATCTATTCTAGAAGGAATCTCTGGGTATTGGGATGTTTCATGAGAATGGTCACTTGGACCATAGATTTTAATCCAGAAGAGGAGACCTCTTTGGCTCCTATTTGGATATCACTACCTGGCCTTAAATGGCATTACTACAATTGGGATGCACTGTTCCGGATCACGTCCCCAATTGGAACTCTTCTAAAAATTGATAAAGCTACGGATGTTAAATCGAGGCCAAATTTCgcaaaagttatggttgatattGACTTGGCCATACAGAGGCGAGATTCAATTTGGGTGGGTACCAAGAAGGAAGGAGGAGAGGAGAAGGGTGGATTCTGGCAAAATATTGAATATAACTTTGTTCCGGATTACTATTATGCTTGTAGACATCAAGGTCATGTGGAGGAGGTATGCTTAGCACCCAACAAAAAAGATAACAAGAAGCTAGTTGGAGACAATATTATGTCTAACAAAGCATCAACAAGTGTTAATCCTAAAGTTGTAGCTAATACAGATATAATCTCTGCCAAGCAGAATGTTATTCCTAATAATATGGGCAATCACAAAGTGGTAATTGCATCTACCAGTGATATACCTAAGCTCTCTCAACTGGCAAACAAGAAATTACCTCAG AAAATTGAACAAGCTAAGGAAGTTTTTGAAAAGCTTATACAAAAGAATAATGTTGTAGTGGTAGAGGCTAGTGCAGAGGGAAAGATTAATGAAGACAACATAGTTCAGAAT CAACAAGAAGTGGAAGAAGAGACACATGAACATCAAGAGAATGATGAATCAAGGAAAGTGGTGAGCAAGTTCGATGCTTCAGCTAAGCAAAGGATACCATCTAGTTCTAACAAGAAAAATTCTGAAACATTAAAGCCTAGATCTTCTAAGACAACTGAAATACAAGCTATTAACTTGGAGGTCCAACTATGGAATCCTAGTCCTGCTGCGAATGTTCCACTTCATGTGGTTATTCCGAAACTAGATGTTGCTGCTGATAGGATAATTAATGACAAGGTAAAGGATTCTAGTGATTATAATTCTGATTATGGAGAAGAACAAGAGAGTGAAACTGAAGATATTCCGGAGTACAAATATGAAGAATGTAATTCTTCATATGAAGAGGCTCTTATTGAAGCTTTTGCACCTAAAACTTCATAG